A segment of the Phalacrocorax aristotelis chromosome 5, bGulAri2.1, whole genome shotgun sequence genome:
CGGAGCACGAGCCCCCAAGGTGGCGCCGGGGTCTGGCACGGCAATAACGCCAGAAAATCCCCCGCCGCGGCGCGACTGCAgcgcccggccgcgccgccctccgccccttccccgcccgCCTCAGCTGACAGCgccaagatggcggcggcgcCGCAGGGGAAGCCGGGCGCCCGACTCAGCTGACAGCGCCAAGATGGCGGCGGTGCAGGAGGGCGAGTTCGCCGCCCTGCAGAGCCTGCTGAAGGTAAGCGGTGCTGGGGGACGgggcgcccggcccggcccggcgcggcggAGGCGGCTGCCTCTCCCGGGCAGCGGCTGAGCGCCCCGCTTTCCTCCCCGCCAGGCGCCGTCGAGGGACGCCGTGCGGCAGCTGTGCCAGGAGTGTTTCTCCAGCTCGCCCGCCGGCCTGGGCCCGCTGGCGCAGCGCGCCTGCCCCGGCCTTGCCGCCAGCCCCGAGGAAGCAGAGCAGGTAGGGCCGGACGGGAGAGCCACCGGCGCGGCGCGGAGCCTGCGGGAGGACGGGACCCGGCCTCAATAAAAGCGATCCGCTCCCGGAGGCACGCCCCGAAGGGGCCTCACGGGGAGGCAAAAGGGAAGGGCGGGAGGCGTGCTAGGGGACAGTGAGGACCTCAGCTCCTGACCTGTTATGGCAGTACTTGGATGTCCAAGGTGGTGTTGGTCTCACTGCAGAAGCCGTGTCTCCACTGGCTGCTGAAGGCCTGTCCCATACTGTATATAATGCTTTTCGACCCAGCAGagttctttctcctcttcctacAGCTGGTATCTGCTTTGCACAACCTCACCCGGCACGTCGTATACCACAGCCTGACAAGGGCAGAAGAtatcctctctctctttccagaAAACTTCCACCAAAATCTGAAAAACCTTTTGACTAAGATAATCTTGGAGAATATGTGAGTGCTGCCCACCTGCCATTTACTTTCAGCTTTAaagttagaatcatagaatgtcttgagttggaagggaaccacaaggatcatcaagtccaactcctgtccctacacaaggacaaccccaaattcacaccatgtctctgagggcgttgtccaagtgcttgtTGGATATCATCGGGCTTGGCACCttgactgcctccctggggagcctgttccagtgcttcaccaccctctgggtgaagcaccttttcctaatatccagcctaaacctcccctggcacatcttcctgccattccctcgggtcctgtcactggtcaccagagaggagagatcagtgcctgtgcctgcccctcctcttcgCCTGAAGTTAAAGGCTATGTATCTGGTTTGATATGTGGATAGCTGTCAGCATGCAAAGCCTTGTTTCAATGAATTTTGTGCATGACTTCAACATAATCACACAGGCTGGGATGAGCAGAGTTGAATGAAATATGTCATGAGTGTAATGgcaaacaaaacacagccaTAGGCATGGGGCGTTCTCCCAAGATTTTTGGAATGGGTATTGGCCTTATTCACATTACGCAAAGTCCCTTTTGTCCCAACAACTCACCTGTGTGGTGGAAAAGTGCTACAGATGATGATAAAACTTAGAGGGCTAGATTTCAGCACTTCAAAATCCGATTGGGAAGCATCTAGATGCCTGGCAACTACCACCTTGGCTTAGGTGTAGAGGCACTGTATGCAGTAGAGGATGCACGAGGTGGTGGCAGGGGATGGCAGTTCCACGTGCTTGTACATCTCACTGCTTAGTAGCCTGTTGCTTTGATAAAACCAGGGAGAAAGGTACATGCCAAAGTGAGCCACACCTATAGAAGAACCAGTAGCTGGTGACCAGTTTGTGTACCATTGCCCAGCTGTGACAGCCTTTCCTCTGCACTCAGCAGCATAAGCAGCCTCTCTCCCCTGCTtactgctgcagccctgctgacCCTTCTGTAAGGGATAAGCCACTGTGAATGCTTTCcctaccttttttctttttcccttgtgtttttttggtggtgttggttttttttttttccccaaagcactGCTGatattgtattttcttctctacttTTTTACAGCCCTGCTTGGAGGAATGAAGCACAAGCAAATCAGAGTAAGTGGTAGTTCACATCTTGATGCAGTTAATGTTTCCTGAGCTCACTGGAGCTTGGAGTTTAGAACAGTGCATTGCAAAGTGTTTTTGTAATGTAGCACAGGGATTCCTCCGTTTACCTTAGATGAAGCTGTATGATTGTGGCATCACAGAGCTTAGCAGAGGCCAACAAGCTTGTATTCAGATCTGCGCTGCTGTGCTAAATTGGTTCCAGTCCTCAAGCAATTCCATTTAACGCTCAGTCTGTTTCTGCTTGCACAGTGCGGTCTATGGCAAGTATTTGCAAAACTTTTCAAAGTAAAGTGGTGTGATCTCCCCATTCAGATCATTAAGCGATGTCTGTATTCAATAACTGTGCACTGTAAAGGATATGTCTATACTGGGGAATACCTCATCGTTGCAAGTCTAGTCAATTCtatgcattatttcttttccacacaTAAGGAAGTACACTGCATATATTCataactttgctttttcttcaccttGTGAAACAGCGCTGTAATTAAGGAACGCAAACTTTAATATACAAACATTCATCATGTAGAATGAGTTACGTCCCAGTTACGTGTTCCATGCAGGTACAacactttgttttctctccaaGAGGTTTTCTTTACACTTAGCACTTAGAGGCTCACAAATGAGAACTGATACATGAGTACTTTGAGGTCTGCATGGATCCTCTTTACCCTTTTCTTTGCCTCCAAAGGAGATAACGTCCAACAGTTAAATGGTATGGCAAGACCTGGAAATACACTGTCCCTCTAAGTTCTAATGGAGTATAaatagggagagggaagaaactgTTGCGTAATGCTAATACATTAAATGCAGCAGTTGCTTACACTAAACAATGTTCTAGTGTTACCAAGAAACATAACGCTTTTTCCTGTATCCATAACACTATCATACATTAGAGGAAATGAGATCAGGCATGACACACCAGCATGACATGCTAGCTAGGTCTTCATAATGCAGAAGCAAGGCTGGGCCCGTGGCTCTTGGAGCACCACCCAGGAGCTGTGCTCTGATGCTTGTGTCCTTGTATTCATTACAAGAATATTTTATCCTGTTGGAAGAAGATTGTCTTTTAGGAAATGGTGAATTATTTTCGTATCATATTAATGAAATGTCTGGCATATATTATATAAGGACCAAGGCATTGATTTAAAGAACAGACATTCCAACTGATTGATCTATGTTAACATAAAAACGTGGATGGTTTCCTGCCCCTCCCAAGCCACCAGCAATCAATCTTTGCAAATTAACATACAAGGCTAAACAGATGCATGTTGTTGCAAGTGCTGCCAAGTGCTGGCCCTGCCATACAGTGAACTGGAATTTGTCCCAAAAGCCGGAGCaaggcagccagctctgcactgcCCCCTGGAGCTCTGCtcaggggagcaggaggacgAGGGAGAGCCTTTCACCAGAGAGAAATAGAAATTTCTGTAACCACTGTTAGGAAGCAACTTGAGCATCTGGAGTCAGGAGGAAGGCTAGCGATCAACCATTGGGGAGGAAACTAGGCATCTTATGATAGGCAGAATCCAGACAGGCTGCAATTGCCTATTGAGAAGGCTCTTTCCTTAGCACTCAACAGAGATTCAGTTCTTTGCCTCTTCATCCTTCTCTGGTACCCTTCAATGGATGTCAAATAACTGGTGACCACCAGGTCTGATGAGGCTTCACAAGGACACTCAAACCTACCAAGCACCACAGCTGAGATTTTAAATTGAGTTTGAGAATAAATGGTCACCTCCCTGCAGGTCTTTTACAGGGTTGGTCCTATGTTTTATTTGGACATCTTTGAAAATCCCTAGTCATAAACAGGAACAATGTTTCTCCAGGCACCTTGTAGCCATTTATTCTGACATAGATACAGCAGTTAAGCCTCTTAGCTGCAAATGTTCTGTTCAAACTGAAAGGGTTTGTCTTTGTTTCCATGTACTTGGTGTGGACTTGCTTCTAGTGAGAACTTACTGTTTTTCCCAGGAAACGGTGGTGCACTTTTGAACATAGTAAGTACAGCTCAGCTCTTACCAGAAAATGGAGTTGAAAAAGGCGCAAGTGGTGGTCTGAGTCTTATAAATGTGGCAGTACCAAAGTGGAAATGACTTTAAGTATGCCCTGTAAAACTGCACCTTACAActtgatttctttaaatatattttagacaAGGAATTTACCGTACAGACATTTTCCAAATTTCTGGATTCTGGTGGAAAATTGCACTTTACCACTGGGCAGTCAAGGGTTCAAACTACTCCTTTTAACACTTGCTGTTGTTCCTGATTGGATAAATAATTATGCTTTCCTCTGGTTTGCAGTTTGTGTGAGAAAACACTTGTAAATCTGAGATGAAAACGTCAatactctttctttttctgggctaaaatgtattttgtttaataaaaataggaaaCTTTGTTTTGTTCAAACAATGGGGAAAGATATCTGCATGCCGCTCGTCTAAATAtctgcttcagttttgcttGAATATATTCTTCAAACGTTCCTTATATTTATTACTGGCAGCTGAAAGATGCTGTTGAAAAACATTATGCTCCCAGGAACTGTCAAAGACCACTCGCAGCAAACCTGTTGGTGCCAGAGTCTTTTTAGAAGAACCTTAATCTCAGCTTTTATGCCAGtttgtgtggtgcttagggactCTTTGGGGTTCATAGTGCAGCGAGCTCCATTAAGTACACACCATCATGAGATAACatccccatctcctctctgcCAGAGATAGCTGCACAAATTTCTTGGCAGGGCAGCCAAGTCAGACCTGTCCTCCTCTCCTTGGAAGACTCATGGGGTCTCCAGCCCTGAACTACTGATGTCAGAATTGCACCAGACTAGGCTGTTGAATCAGTTCTGTTAGGCTACGTCTAATTAGGatttcttcaatattttcagcaaattgGCAGGATGCATGGAGGTTGCAGTTTACCAAGATATATATGCTGCACTGCAGGATGCTTTGGATCACAGGTTGGGGAGCTTGAAATAACTCATTTTATACTGCTGGATTTTAAGAGCATTGCTGTGTGCTTTCTTACTGGTTACAACAGCAATAAGCGTATAGGTCCCAGAGCAACTCATGATGAAATACTAGTTGAGTGTTGCAGGCAGCAAGGCAGGGGATGAAGAGGTGAAGAAGAAATCTTACTGCTCCCCTTCTCCCAACTGCTTTGTGAATTTATCTCTGCTTGTCTTGCATGTGATGATGGGAGAACCCTGTTTGTCCTTCCAGTGTCATGAGGAGGCCTTCAGAGACTGGCTTATTGTAGAGTAAAACTGATGTGTAACTGTGTAGTAGCACTAAAGTTGTACACTTCCCAGGGCCAGAAGTGGAGAAGCACATGTGGGGTGGTAGTCCCAGGTTCCAGAGTCTGGTGTCATGATGTCCTGCTGGGCCTAACAGACCCATTTTTTTAACCCTTCAGTCTCCCTGCCTCGGCTGGTCGACATGGACTGGAGAGTGGACATCAAGACATCTTCAGACAGCATCAGCAGAATGGCCGTCCCTACTTGCCTGCTTCAGTTAAAGGTAACGTGGCTGTAAAAGTCAAAATAATCAAGTGGTAGTGCAAAACAGTTCACATAAGCATCTGGTGCTTGCCTTTGGCCTCGTGGGCAGTTAACACTTTCTCAGAGATTGTCTTTGAAATACCACAGAGCCTGGGAATAATGTCTCTGATGAAAGCCCTCCTTTTCTTGCAAAGGAGAGTTTTCTTCGCATGCAGATGTGAGGAGGGAGCATATTTGTTCCTGGTCACcattgctctctgcagaaagaaaataaaatatgaagtgaTCACCCTTTAATTCTAAGCCACTCATCAGCCTGTCTAGCTGACTGCATTAGTTGGGAAATGACTTTTGATGACTAATAACTTCCTTCACTGGCCACATCTATCATTTGGGGAGTATAGCTAAACTTACTGCTTATATTCTGCAGAGTTTTGGATCCTCCCCAACCAGTAGAAATGGGATGGGATGGGTTGGtttcagagcaggagaaaaatctaATTTCTGTTTGTGGGATGGGGTTAAGTATCCTGTGCGGTATCTGCTAAGGTGCTTTTGATATGGATGTGGCTTCCTGCCACAAGTCTCTTCAGAATTTCCCTGTACTCACGGCAGTATATGCTTGCTTGCGCTTTGTCAATGGCAGCATACTTCACTATTGAGGCACATGGCTTAGAAAATGTGTCATGGTTCTTCAGGATGGAGCTGCATATgaaatttaaagcatttttcttaacCTGTATGTTAAACACTGACTTCCATAGTGGCAGTTGAAAAACACGCAACTGAGTTATTCATACAGCTAACGTCTGCATTCCTGTTTTCAGATTCAGGAAGATGTTGCCTTATGTGGACACAGTCCTGTTGTTTCTGCGCTGACTGTGGAACTGAGCAAAGAAACCCTGGACACTATGTTAGAAGGTCTAGGAAGGATCCGGGACCAACTTTCTGCCATTGCAAACAAATGAATACTCAAGGGCATGGATTCCAGCAGCGAGGAAGGGAAGTACTCTACCTACAGCTCTCAGAAGTTGCAGCCTAGTGtaacatgttttctgttttaacaaaacaaacttaAAGAGATTTCTTTATTGAGTTAATAAgacagcttttcaaaagctaACACTTAAACATTCCTTTGGTCTGATGCCAAAAAGTGTATTCCTAATACGTTGTTGAACAAAAGCTGGCCTCTATTTCAGAAAAGGATGTGAGGGCTCATAGGTTGGCTTAATCACAAGGGTCATAACCGGAAATGGCAAATAGCTGTGGCCAATGAAGCAAGTGCTGTCTCTCTGCCCTGAAATTAGGATCTAAAAGACTCAAGTTGGTTAACAGGCTGCCTTCCAGCATTAGCAGACAAGGAAGGTGCTGCTTTTGGGAATGTGCATGTACTGAGGTGCatgctggatgcagcactcaCTCCCTCTCGATGAAGCACAGCCATGCTGCAGATTATTATTACAGAGTGATGATTTGAAATGGGGCAATTATGCTACAACACGTTCCTTTCTGATCAGCTTCATAGCACCGTTTGCAAAATTACTAGACTGACCATCTTTAGCAGCAAGTAATTTGCTCCTCctgtttgagaagaaaaaacgAGTTCAGGTAGTTCATGTTTGGGTTTATTGGACTCAGCTTTGCCTTTGCTGCACTAGAAACAGACTGTGAAAGAATTGATGGCCATTGCCTGTACTGTAGGAAACCCTTCTGTGGCAATATGTGCCTACACATCCCCAGAGtgttctgttgtttctttgtaTAAATCTTcacataattaaaaattgaactgctaattgattttttttgtgaatcCTTTTCAGCCTAGAAGAGATGTTGTCCTGAGTTACCTCAGCTTCTTTGTGATGCTGCCTTGTTTCTAGGCTGGTTTAATGGCTGTTCATGTTTGCTGCTGAAGAGGGATCTTTTGGTTCCTGTTCAAGTAAATTAATCTTGTAAATTGTCTTCTCTTCATTATAATATGGTTTCAGGGCACCTTCTTCCATGGGCACCACCTGTAACATTGCAGAGAAACTGATGACCCTGACCTAAAAGTTTATAAATATACGTGCGTTGACAGTGTGGAGGAGTAAGTgcagaaaatgaacaaaattcaGACTCTTCTTTCCAATGAGCTTCAATAATGCTCCAAATTGGAAGACTGGATTCAAATGCTTTGTTTATGATAAAGTCCCACCTTTCATAAAACATTTGGCTCTCCTTCAAGATACAAAATATTGTCTCTTGTGTTTGGAAACACAAAATCATTCAAGAAGTGTGCGTAAACCACAGAGCTTTGtcaattaattttatatatccCCACAGAGCGCAGGCTAGAGTGTACGTGTAAATGAAGCCCGTGCCCTTAAAAGGTACTGGTGTAACAAAGCTTCTGCATCAAGATGAGATGTATGACAAGTCACTTGTTATCTTGTCTACTTTGAGCAAAGATTGTAATGCTAGAACATATCAAGGTAAACTGATAAATTTCATATATAATAGGGAAATCAAAGGAGAAGATGGATATTCAAGAACGTTCTATAAGATTCAAGCTGTGACATTAGTAGTGGATGACTTCAGTTTGAGGAAGTTTTGTTGCCTTTGCAGCCTAGCCTTAAACAAAAATCTCAAATAGTTTATATTGTACTGTTTATTTTAGAAGGTAAGAATCACTGAGGAAGTAAATAATGTACGGTGAAGTGTTAGCGGAGCTGAGGAAGTCAATACACAGAGGAAATCCTTGAGGTAAATACTGGAGTTTAGTCAAAATGTTGTAGGGCCTAATGAAATGATGAACTGACATTTGCATGGCGTTCTCATACAAAACCATTCAGCAACCACAGAAtagtcagaaagaaaaggaggacttaaaactgaaaatgctttcCCAGTGTCAGAGTGGCACTATCTGCAGGTAGTTAAAAGTTGTTCATGAGGACTTAATAAAGGGGGCTGTCCACTGGTTCAGAGGTGTGACAAATATCTGATGACTCGCAAGTCATTCTGCAAGAAGATACTGGTATTTTCTAGCCCACGATTTAGGAGGCTATGAGAGCTTTTGCCTTCAAATCTTTGCCTAAATGTGGTGTTTTCTTATTGGCTCTTATCACCTTTGACAGAAAAGCCGAGACTGCTTAGAAAAAGGTATATAAAGCAAGAGAGGCAGAGTAGGGCTGTCATTACCCGACCAGCGAGAGTACTCTACATTAAAGTACTGCTTACAGAGACTGCTACACAGAGGGAGACTAATATGCCTGCTATTGCAGGCAATcatatgtgatttttttaaataaaatgattaCTCTCTTAAAATCAGTTAGATTTTTATCCTTCCTCCACATATTGCTGCTGTTTGGTAGGCTAGCCTAAATGTATTCAGCACTACTTTATTATCAGCTTATTCCTGTACCAACACTGTCCTCTTTAGCttacttttctccttcctttccattttcccCCTCATATTTCAGAACCAGTGAAATCCCCCTCCACTTTTCACAGCTAAGCCTACCAAGCTCTATATTCCGTGCTTTTCAGCATCGTAGTCACCGTTCTTCATTCACAGTTTGCATCTCCCTTGAATAAGGTCACCACAATCATTCATTTCTGGAGAACAACAGTCCAAGGACATTAATAAAGAATAGAGCTGTCATAGTATGTGAATCACCTGACTGAACTCCCCCTCCCACAAGCCTTCATTGTGAAGTAGAACTCAAAAATTCCATTCCAGTATTTGAGAAATAGAAAATGCACATCCTACATGTATACTGTTTAGCAAGTGATAACTCAATTACACCAAGCAAAACAGTGCTACATTTAGTTGTAAAAGCATGCAAGCATGCAAGTTAAATTCAAATTGTAATGTCACAATTCAGACATTGCATTGGATCTGACCGCGTCAAAGTGttgaaaaaacatttaaaacattaaatccTACTTTGtattattcaaaacaaaattttgcttCCTCTTACTGCAAGACAATACATACTGTGGGATGTTCATGCTAAATGTTGTGTAGATTTGATTGAGAGCAAGAACAACTCAGGAAGAAAATGCCTTTATGCTTCTTAGCTTCCACTTCAATTAATGATCTTTAAACATTGGTTTAAAACAGTAG
Coding sequences within it:
- the COMMD9 gene encoding COMM domain-containing protein 9, yielding MAAVQEGEFAALQSLLKAPSRDAVRQLCQECFSSSPAGLGPLAQRACPGLAASPEEAEQLVSALHNLTRHVVYHSLTRAEDILSLFPENFHQNLKNLLTKIILENIPAWRNEAQANQISLPRLVDMDWRVDIKTSSDSISRMAVPTCLLQLKIQEDVALCGHSPVVSALTVELSKETLDTMLEGLGRIRDQLSAIANK